A genomic stretch from Telopea speciosissima isolate NSW1024214 ecotype Mountain lineage chromosome 7, Tspe_v1, whole genome shotgun sequence includes:
- the LOC122666807 gene encoding probable carboxylesterase 15 — MMDQKKEKKVVEEVACWLKLFEDGSVDRTWSGPPEAEFMAKPVPPHEEFINGVAIRDITIGAKSGLGVRLYMPERNPNDEEKLPIFVHFHGGGFCISEPEWFMYYHVYTRLVHSARAICVSVKLRLAPEHRLPAACEDGQSVLLWLQAVALGKLNESWLKANGDFERVFLIGDSSGGNLVHEVSVRAGFDNLKPIQLAGGILINPGFVRVERSKSELDKKSDSPFLTLEMVDKFLGLALPIGSKKDHPITCPMGPAAPPLAGLKLPPFLVAIAENDLILNTEMDYCEAMKKAGKDVEVLVNVGVGHSFYLNKIAVDTDPQTVLETNRLITEIANFIKKH; from the coding sequence ATGATGgatcagaagaaggagaagaaggtggtaGAAGAGGTAGCTTGCTGGCTCAAGCTCTTTGAAGATGGTTCGGTCGACCGCACCTGGTCCGGACCACCTGAGGCTGAGTTCATGGCAAAACCCGTGCCACCACATGAAGAATTCATCAATGGTGTTGCCATTCGTGACATTACAATCGGAGCAAAATCTGGTCTCGGTGTTCGTCTTTACATGCCAGAAAGAAACCCCAACGACGAGGAGAAACTTCCCATCTTTGTCCATTTCCATGGTGGTGGGTTTTGTATAAGTGAACCGGAGTGGTTCATGTACTATCATGTGTACACAAGGCTGGTTCACTCTGCTCGAGCCATTTGTGTCTCTGTAAAGCTCCGGCTTGCACCCGAGCACCGGCTCCCTGCAGCTTGTGAAGATGGTCAGTCTGTCCTCCTATGGCTTCAAGCCGTGGCTCTAGGAAAATTGAATGAGTCATGGCTGAAAGCCAACGGAGATTTCGAACGTGTCTTCCTCATTGGGGATAGTTCAGGAGGAAATCTGGTCCATGAGGTGTCTGTTCGGGCCGGGTTTGATAATTTGAAGCCGATTCAATTAGCAGGGGGTATATTGATTAACCCCGGTTTTGTCCGAGTTGAACGTAGCAAGTCGGAGTTGGATAAAAAATCCGACTCGCCCTTCCTAACACTGGAGATGGTTGATaaatttttgggcttggcaCTGCCTATTGGCTCCAAGAAGGATCATCCAATCACCTGTCCCATGGGACCGGCGGCACCACCTCTGGCCGGGCTGAAGCTGCCGCCGTTCTTGGTGGCGATCGCCGAGAATGACTTGATTTTGAACACAGAGATGGATTACTGTGAAGCAATGAAGAAGGCTGGGAAGGATGTAGAGGTGCTGGTTAACGTCGGAGTCGGTCACTCCTTCTACCTCAACAAGATCGCCGTCGACACGGACCCTCAAACAGTTTTGGAGACCAACCGGCTTATCACAGAAATCGCCAACTTCATCAAAAAACATTGA